The Microtus ochrogaster isolate Prairie Vole_2 chromosome 10, MicOch1.0, whole genome shotgun sequence genome contains the following window.
GCACTCTGAGGAGTCTGTGCTGCCCGTTGGCTTTGAAACACAGAGACGGGGAGCATTGGTATCCCTCTGAATCTACACTGCTATTTTTAGGAAACTGGCGTGGAAGAATGATTAAATGTATAATGAGCCAAAGTGTCAAAGCCTTTGGAGTTAACACAGATGCTCATGCACTTAGGGCAGACAAGGTTAAAGCTATGTTGTGTTTTCGCTTAAATTAAAGGGTTTTGATGTCATTCGAATGCTATTATGAGGCAGCTCTGACTACACATTCTGGCATGAGTGCTGCAGAGGGCAGTGTCCTCTCCCGATGTCCTGGTCACAGTGCCAATACACTCTAGCCTGAGGGGGCGTGAGACTGCGGTGTGGGTCCTCACCCCGCCACTGCAGAAAGGACACTGATGGGACAGTTGTGACACACTCCTTGTTCACTGTTTATCCGTGTTCTACCTTCTTTCCGCACAAGAGAATGCTGCAGTGGGCCCTGTGGTCCTAAGGCCTTCTGACTGTTAGGTCTTGGGTGACATTCTGAGGAGTAATTAGTGACATATAAAATGGTTAAGAAACTCATTCTGCAGAGGCCAACTGGAAGCAGTTCTGTCCTAGGCTGCGCAGGGCCAGAGATTCCCTGGGCCCGCAGGCCTCTGCCCGTCATAGCTCCACCTTGACTCCCTTTATGAAAGGCAGACCCGTGGGCACCCGCTTCTTATACTCCAAGTATTCCTCCCCAAAGAAGTGAATCAGCGAGATCTCCTCCTCTTCCGTGCGATCACGAAAGAAGCGCCACACCGTCAGGGCGTAGACAACACCGCAGATGGGGTTACACAGCATCACCTGGCAGAAGAAGCACAGAATGCCCGAGGTCAGGGTGCCCCGATGCCCGAGCACCTTCTCCCCACAGGATTCTTGCCGGGCCCCAGAAGACTCTCACAATACTGTGAGAGCCATTAATGCTCCTTGGAGGCACCCTCACTGCTGCATCTGCCTGTGATTCTCTTGAGTAAGCAAGACCTCAGTTATAGGGAAAGACAAGACTCTCGGGTTTCAGCCACAGGTGACACACGTACCCACCTGGACTCAAATGTGAATTCCCTGATGTGGGAACTCATGCTCACCTGGATATGCCTCCTTGTCTTGGACCCTTGCTTCCTACCCTCAAGGCCACATGAGACAATGGCTACCATCTGAGcttccaaaaatatttcttttcagagACCACTCTGCTCAGAAAGTGGcaatgcccacaggccagaaaaCCTGTGCCTGGCCACCTTTTTTATATGGCTTCTTTTTAACCCCTGCCCCTTTCTAACCTAGTCCTCCAGCCAAAAAGCCTGTCAAAACTAAAAGTATCCCTGGCTCCTAGAAGGTTCCTTTGCTACCACAGAAACCACTAACCCACCCATACTCACGACAGGCATCAAACCCATGTGGTGATAGTCCCGCCCAGTGAACCAGGCACGCCCcagcttctccccagcccctgcactGGTCAGACTACGCGTTGTGCTCACAGCACCATGCTAAGCCACTCAACCCTCGGGCAGCCCTTGTCCCCACTCTGAAGACTGTCCTCTGGCTTTtaaggtagaccaggctggcccatcTGGCAGTACCCACAGTCTGCGCATTCACACCTGGCAGACGTGTGCAGCTTTCTGGGCAGCCTCGATGATGGCAGGATTCTTAATCATAAGTGGTAACCTTCCCCTGAGCTGGGAAAACCAATTTTCAGTGCGTCATCATCAGCACCGTTCCAAAGAGTCAGGACAAGAAACAGTGCTGTGTGTAGGATAAGGGCTGCTGTAGGAGAGACTCATCCCCACAGGCATGCACGCACGCGGGACACTGCAAAAACACCTATGATCTAAAATGTACAACAACCTCTCAGTTCTAAGGCCCTTAGGTCGCATAAGTGCTTAGACAAATTACATTCGTCAGCTCCCGTCAGTGCGGTCCCGGGCGGGGCTGTGGCAGCAAGGGCAGCAGTGCCGTGTCTCAGAAATGCCAGAGCCACCTCCTATACCATTATGGGGTCACCAGCACCCCTTGGCCCATGCACCACTGATGTGAGGTCTAGGATCCCCAGATGATCTTTCCAAGCTCTATTTGCACTCTCTGGTCAAGCTGTTCTCGGACTAAGTATAGCATCCAGAGACAGCTGTCGAGAAACAAGGGTTTGTCTGCATCCCCAGACAGAACAAATCCCCACAGCTCTCATTAACCTGGCAGGACCTTGGCCTCATTTAGacctattttcttcttctttttttgatgaAAACCCACTGAGTCACCACAGGGTGGCTGAGGACAGTCCCTCACCCGAGGTGTTCCAGATTCGAGTCAGCGTGGCAGAATGGGGCCCAGTACAGGGCAGCAGAGTACCAGTGCCACCAGGGGTCACCCGCCACTCAGGAAGGCAGGCTtgaccctttcttttctcttccccacccccctgCAGCTGGCTGACCTCTGTGCTCACCTCTGTCCTCCTGGTAAGCGCCAGACTTACAAACCTGCCTGCTCTGGGGGTTTCCCTTTAAAGAATAGTcttcaagtttaaaataaagaaattaaatgccgggcgacggtggcgcacgcctttaatcccagcactcgggaggcagaggcaggcggatctctgtgagttcgagaccagcctggtctacaagagctagttccaggacaggctccaaagccacagagaaaccctgtctcaaaaaacaacaacaaaaaaaaaacaacaaaaaaaaaattaattaatttaaaacgTCAAGATTTTACCTCCAAAACACCGGTGGACTAGATCAGGTCTTCCAGTTTTGCACTTAGAAACAGTGGGGTTTATGGTGTGCCAATTATACAGCAAGTTAAATGTTAAAAGTTAAGTGGACTATACAGAAGGGCTACAAGTTCGGGTCAGCTtgaactacacagcaagaccttttGTACAGATAcccaaaaaagaaatgaacttagGCAGGTAAATTCTCCGGGAACCAGCGTCGACTGTGGTACCATACCTGAGTTCCGATACTCCAGTAAAACCACCCCACATAGGAGGGATGCCGGAACCAGGCGTACACCCCGCTCGTCACCAGAGTGTGGGTGTCTGACTTCTCACTCTGCACCACGTGGTTGAAATTGGAGCCAGCTGTAAACATGGCCGCTTTCCGCAGGCATTCTCCAAACACCACCATCAGCAGCCCAGTGGTGCTGAGCCAGGTGATCTGCTTCAGTTCTGCAGAAACAGACGCAGGGACGAGAGGGAGTGGGGACACTGGGTGTGATCACCCCTTCACCTATTCCCTCAAGAGACAAACATCAGAAAACACCCTGACGGTAATCAGCATCCGTCCTTACATCAAACTTGAATGGTAAGAAAACACCACCCTTATCACAGCATCACTGCTTCCTGTTTCAGGTGCCAACAAGTCAACTGTGGGCAGCTCTCCCTGCCAGGCCTGGTGGGCTCCACTAACATCCCTCTCCGGGGAGCATGTACTGCTGAAAGGGATATGCCCCTTTGAAGTCAGTCTGAGCCCCACATCTGGCTTTGGGAAAGCATGATTTAGGTGTGTTCCCAACAGACaggtttgggatttttgtttgttttaaacaataaaaccTTGTGAAATTCTCATGTTTCAGAAAAGTATTCAGGCCCAAACTTCATCTGTCCAATGGCAAAATTAAGATTGCAACCAGCAAGGCAGAGCGCTGTCTTAGGCGGTGCCCTGCATTTGCAAGACGTAGAGCAAAAGGTCAGCACGTCCTGGACTGGAAATCCAGACGCAGAGCGGAGTCTGTCCTTTATAAATAGCTTAAAGAGGAGAGAGCACGGGGGAGACTTGCTCAGGGGAGATTAGACCGGAGAGGTGAACCAATGTCACTCCTCAGCCCACGGGAAGGCACCCTTCTCTCCCAGAGAGGAAAGCAGGGCACACCCACCTGGCCAAAAGATGTTTTCAAGTGTGAACTCTATCCAGGAAGAAAGAGCGGCCACCGTGTACTCCAGACTGTGATTCAGGAGGAAGGAATCCAAGGAGAGACTTTTGGGGTTATTGACAGCTGTCACTAAGTACTCAGAATAGTGGAATAATGACAGCGAGCACACGTACCTATTTGAAGACAAAAACGAAGTGGGAGACTACACAAGAGAACCACGCCAGGCCAAAGCCCAGATCTGGGTCTGTTGACTGTCCCTAACCCTGTCATGCGCTGCCGCCGTCACCCACCTGAgtgacaccaggcacacatacacgcCATTCACTCCCTCCTGAGCTTGCAGAAAGAGGGGTTGGGTGATGCTGTTATGTTTCCGGATGTcacagacaaaattaaaaaaatctccttGGGTGAAGGAGGAATTATGGTCCCTTTGCTCCTCTGAAGATGACAGTTTCACACTTTAACATGAAAGGGGGAGATATCAACAAGGTAGTGACGCATGTTGGaaacaaaattcaacaaaactaaaataattccAGCAAAGAAGGATTAGATGGCTCAGCATACTGATAATAGGAGATAAAACTTTTTACCTTGAAGCCACGATTCATATCCAAGTCAGAGGCTAGAAGGTTCAAGGGACTGAACTCATAGTGTAGGGGAAAGTCCTACACTGGCTGTGGGGGAAGCACTAGCCGGGACCTAATAGAAACCGGAGATGGAGAAGGCTTAGGAAAACAGCGGGAGGCTCCCCCTTCCCATCACCGCGGACCTGCACCCATCACAGCAGCTTCGGATGGCAGGGACCTCTGGAGAGGGCACAGGGAGACCCGATTCCATCTACCACACAAGCCACTAACATGCACAACTGTGTCCACAGGCTTTGAAATGCGGGAATTCGGGGAAGGCAGGAGGCTGCTTCTTCAGAATCCTAATCAGCCTCCTGTTCTGTCAGAGCCCACACAGGGATGAGGAGAGACCCCTACTCTGTCGACCCTCACACCTCAACACCATCATTCCCAAAGTCTTCTTACCAGCCAAAGTGATTCCAAGAAGACTGGCTGAAACTTAGCAGCACACCGCAGCCAAACACAAAGCCAAGGAAACAAGCTCGGATGGCTATCTGAAAACACACCCAGAAGAGCCTCGGTCACCGCATGTTCCCTTAGCAGAGCCCAAACCCAGACTGCAGACTGTCCTGGATTAGCAAGGCCATCGGGGAGCAGAGTCCATTTGCTCAAGAGATAAAGAGGATGAAATGGGACTGCTTGGGTTCAAATTGTGTCTTAcaatcctctctctcttctctctagccTTCGGCAAGTTGTTAAATG
Protein-coding sequences here:
- the Icmt gene encoding protein-S-isoprenylcysteine O-methyltransferase, which encodes MAGCAARVPPGSEARLSLATFLLGASVLALPLLTRAGLQGRTGLALYVAGLNALLLLLYRPPRYQIAIRACFLGFVFGCGVLLSFSQSSWNHFGWYVCSLSLFHYSEYLVTAVNNPKSLSLDSFLLNHSLEYTVAALSSWIEFTLENIFWPELKQITWLSTTGLLMVVFGECLRKAAMFTAGSNFNHVVQSEKSDTHTLVTSGVYAWFRHPSYVGWFYWSIGTQVMLCNPICGVVYALTVWRFFRDRTEEEEISLIHFFGEEYLEYKKRVPTGLPFIKGVKVEL